The following coding sequences are from one Bombus terrestris chromosome 14, iyBomTerr1.2, whole genome shotgun sequence window:
- the LOC100643300 gene encoding uncharacterized protein LOC100643300: protein MASRMKALYNQVIFERRILLGCTVLVGLSVCIWSIAIGTDHWFTVEAPDEGGLPLGDPSKGRRLIYKHMGLWRGCVEGTMPHSENSTEMIPYKECKNQDMFPTEKQFKLNPGLNTVVNYSRTQASFAIISLFVMMMGFSFSIYTFRNPRYMFKRLAGGIHFISAACNMVVIQVLLSSIEFESKHVHTTFPKGATMRYDFSLILAWIVFLCNLFAGCAFIVFSRKRKRDKAPTEEIAMADEPTIIGR, encoded by the exons ATGGCGAGTCGAATGAAAGCGTTATACAATCAG GTAATCTTCGAGAGGCGAATTCTTCTTGGTTGTACTGTTCTCGTTGGCCTGTCAGTGTGCATATGGTCGATTGCCATTGGAACCGATCACTGGTTCACAGTCGAAGCACCGGATGAAGGAGGTTTACCCCTCGGGGATCCAAGCAAAGGTAGACGATTAATCTACAAGCATATGGGTCTCTGGAGAGGTTGTGTGGAAGGGACCATGCCACATTCAGAAAACTCCACCGAAATGATCCCCTATA aGGAGTGCAAGAATCAGGACATGTTCCCGACCGAGAAGCAGTTCAAGTTGAACCCGGGATTAAACACCGTAGTCA ATTATTCGAGGACACAGGCATCGTTCGCGATTATCAGCCTATTCGTAATGATGATGGGCTTTTCTTTCTCGATCTACACGTTTCGTAATCCACGATATATGTTCAAACGATTGGCTGGTGGAATACATTTCATTAGTG CCGCTTGTAACATGGTGGTGATACAAGTACTTCTGTCCTCGATCGAGTTCGAAAGCAAACATGTACACACGACATTTCCAAAGGGCGCAACCATGAGGTACGACTTTTCTCTGATTCTGGCCTGGATAGTATTTCTCTGCAACCTGTTCGCGGGTTGTGCCTTTATAGTGTTCTCCAGGAAGCGAAAGAGGGACAAGGCACCGACGGAAGAAATTGCGATGGCTGATGAACCGACCATAATCGGTCGTTGA
- the LOC105666505 gene encoding uncharacterized protein LOC105666505, with product MMLPVYLLMLQQINYLNHLSNVEQTIIDVLRRIKFSDVQLVVQNPYGNNFGIINEIYKIVAQTIPTSYILVNDSDPLGLPSSQVSQATLVLYIYVAKTSPNFEQTENITRAIVSKNRPKILLITMMEETDCNFEPLLKQTWHNHLIDIAILELSKLNRHTIATKVHQYNPFTDVYDQRPYVSGIELFPNKMDNLHGYPIRIGMVKRAGYLWYMKNSQGYPVMYRGPDVKVIKTLARIMNFTIAVYPSQEVFVDIINEKIDMIIPTLSIFADANAVKCDFTLPFGFESWCPVVPVKYKSNHAEIRGLIGIATNFCVLLIFWGLSVVLKFQSDLWQPLKIFGLLIATTISSRPKKTTERVIFFLIVLASSMYSANLFIDLTNISMKEHTVIDYNSYKELDDTGLTPVILTGLLNVTFLNEDESSSRLKRNAIQMDNAESCANYLEQHKNITCFLETRSVNMIMYSHAREGKRVLKICEKLCYAKPPSAYFLKKHSPYRDQFVKIIIRLDAAGIRMKWLNDYIGKFRPRKTHIMEVNSSYTLPLAWNLAYITCSGFLMSLLVFFGEIIIHYLRRDKGTKKFLNRM from the coding sequence ATGATGCTACCAGTATATCTACTAATGCTTCAacagataaattatttaaatcatttGTCAAACGTCGAACAAACTATTATAGATGTTCTTCGAAGAATCAAATTTTCGGATGTGCAACTCGTCGTTCAAAATCCTTACGGAAACAATTTCGGAATAATCAACGAGATCTATAAAATTGTGGCTCAAACTATACCAACGAGTTACATTTTGGTGAACGACTCAGATCCTTTGGGATTGCCATCCTCTCAGGTATCTCAAGCAACGCTGGTTTTATACATTTACGTCGCAAAAACTTCACCGAATTTCGAACAAACGGAAAATATCACACGCGCGATCGTGTCCAAGAATCGACCAAAAATTCTGTTGATAACTATGATGGAGGAAACAGATTGCAACTTTGAACCGCTTCTGAAGCAAACGTGGCACAATCATTTGATCGACATAGCGATTTTAGAGTTGTCAAAATTGAATAGACACACAATCGCTACGAAAGTTCATCAGTATAACCCATTTACAGACGTCTACGATCAACGGCCTTATGTTTCGGGTATAGAATTGTTTCCCAATAAAATGGACAATCTTCATGGTTACCCGATAAGAATAGGCATGGTGAAACGTGCAGGCTATTTATGGTACATGAAAAATTCACAGGGATACCCTGTAATGTATAGAGGCCCGGACGTAAAAGTTATAAAAACACTTGCTCGGATTATGAACTTCACTATCGCAGTATATCCCAGTCAAGAGGTATTCGTTGATATAATCAATGAAAAAATCGACATGATTATTCCGACGTTGTCGATTTTCGCGGACGCTAATGCTGTAAAATGTGATTTCACTTTACCTTTTGGCTTCGAAAGTTGGTGTCCAGTAGTGCCGGTTAAATACAAATCCAATCATGCCGAGATACGCGGTTTAATTGGAATCGCCACAAATTTCTGTGTTCTCCTTATATTCTGGGGATTATCGGTCGTATTGAAATTTCAATCGGACCTGTGGCAACCATTGAAAATCTTCGGTCTGTTGATAGCTACCACCATCTCATCGAGGCCAAAGAAGACGACGGAAAGAGTTATATTCTTTCTCATTGTACTCGCTTCGTCGATGTATTCGGCGAATCTGTTCATTGATCTGACCAACATAAGCATGAAAGAGCACACCGTGATAGATTATAACAGTTACAAGGAGTTGGACGACACTGGATTAACTCCCGTTATTTTGACTGGTCTTTTGAACGTAACTTTCCTCAACGAAGACGAATCTTCTTCTCGGTTAAAGAGAAACGCGATCCAGATGGATAATGCAGAGAGTTGCGCGAATTATTTGGAACAACACAAGAATATTACTTGCTTCCTTGAGACGAGAAGTGTAAACATGATAATGTATTCGCATGCGCGCGAAGGTAAAAGGGTCCTGAAAATCTGCGAAAAATTGTGTTACGCGAAACCACCGAGTGCGTACTTTTTGAAAAAACATTCGCCGTATAGAGACCAATTTGTAAAGATCATAATACGTTTGGATGCAGCAGGTATTCGCATGAAATGGTTAaacgattatattggtaaatttCGGCCAAGAAAGACTCACATCATGGAAGTTAATAGTTCGTACACATTGCCTCTCGCATGGAATCTGGCTTACATCACATGCAGTGGATTTTTAATGTCGCTTTTAGTATTTTTTGGTGAAATTATAATACACTATCTCCGCCGTGACAAGGGGACGAAAAAATTTTTGAACAGAATGTGA
- the LOC100650220 gene encoding multiple inositol polyphosphate phosphatase 1, which translates to MNTYVLFLTFLISHVYARDGDSCFADEDDPYLYMATKTAYHFVHAGKTRFQDVPNCHAEQIWMFATHGTRCPSETEDIEMQKLTELQNQIISNHEVRNNGRMCIRDLENLKRWKPDEYLTIERAEVLTPQGVEDMRLLARRLQSNFPQLLQPINENITAENYVFKTTDARESSMSYFMEGLFGDRQAVDAEEVAINDTLLTMYKSCNMWNNGPSNATIEEVIIFEEGAQFKNLIQNVSQSLGFLYDISKESILTMYNMCRYEKAWTVTKLSPWCAVFSKEELRVLEYREDLYYYYKAGYGREINAQLGCTLLQDMMNHFWRVEQNGESNEPKGIFYFGDIISLQNLLTTLNINKDQTQLTAFNYKDMAKRHWRTSFMSSFAANLVAVFYRCDITSQPNKVMFYLAEKLVMLDGCDVGLCDWEYFKQKFNPMLKHCDLNVCWNGSGATTYATNFFLALLSCFSLVFIRK; encoded by the exons ATGAATACATACGTACTATTCTTGACTTTTTTAATTAGTCACGTTTACGCGCGTGACGGTGACTCTTGTTTTGCGGACGAAGATGATCCATATTTATATATGGCCACTAAAACTGCCTACCATTTTGTCCACGCCGGTAAAACTCGGTTTCAAGATGTACCCA ACTGTCATGCAGAGCAAATTTGGATGTTTGCTACACACGGTACACGATGCCCGTCTGAAACGGAGGATATCGAAATGCAAAAATTAACAGAACTACAGAATCAGATAATTAGCAATCACGAAGTTCGAAACA ATGGCCGTATGTGCATCAgagatttagaaaatttaaagagATGGAAACCGGACGAGTACCTCACAATCGAAAGAGCGGAAGTTTTGACACCGCAAGGTGTGGAAGATATGAGATTGCTTGCGAGACGATTGCAAAGCAATTTTCCGCAGCTTCTTCAACCAATCAACGAAAATATAACGGCGGAAAATTATGTG tTTAAAACGACCGATGCACGCGAAAGCAGCATGAGTTACTTTATGGAGGGATTGTTTGGTGACAGACAAGCGGTGGATGCAGAAGAAGTTGCCATAAATGATACTCTGCTTACA ATGTATAAATCCTGCAACATGTGGAATAATGGTCCTAGTAATGCTACCATCGAAGAAGTAATTATATTCGAAGAAGGAGCGCAGTTTAAAAATCTGATACAGAATGTCAGTCAGAGTCTTGGATTTTTGTACGATATTTCCAAAG AATCAATTCTAACGATGTACAATATGTGCCGTTACGAAAAGGCCTGGACAGTGACGAAACTTTCTCCTTGGTGTGCTGTTTTCAGTAAAGAAGAACTTCGTGTGCTAGAGTATCGCGAAGATCTCTACTATTATTACAAGGCCGGATATGGACGTGAAATCAATGCGCAGCTAGGATGTACCCTTTTGCAAGACATGATGAATCACTTttg GAGAGTGGAACAAAATGGAGAGTCTAACGAACCTAAAGGCATATTCTACTTCGGCGATATTATAAGTCTGCAGAATCTCTTGACCACGTTGAATATTAATAAGGATCAAACGCAACTGACAGCTTTTAATTACAAAGATATGGCAAAACGTCACTGGCGAACCTCTTTCATGTCGTCCTTCGCCGCGAATCTTGTCGCTGTATTTTACAG ATGCGACATCACTAGTCAACCAAACAAAGTAATGTTTTACTTGGCTGAGAAACTGGTCATGCTCGACGGATGTGATGTTGGTCTCTGCGATTGGGAATATTTCAAGCAGAAGTTCAATCCAATGCTTAAACATTGTGATCTTAATGTTTGCTGGAACGGAAGTGGTGCCACCACTTACGCTACCAATTTCTTCCTCGCCCTTCTTTCATGCTTCTCTCTAGTCTTTATTAGAAAGTAG